The DNA region GGCCTGAAATGGATTTTGCACTGAACGGAGAAGAAGGCATTGGAATGGTGCAAAAACAAACCTATGATCTCATTTTTATGGACATCAAAATGCCAGGGATAGATGGATTTGAGGCTACACGCAGCATCAGGGCGCTGGATGGTGATTATTTCAAAAGTGTGCCGATTATTGCTTTAACGGCTTCCACGCTTCATAACGAATACATCAAATTTAAAGCATCGGGAATGAACGGGCATATTTTGAAACCGTTTAAGCCAGAAGAAATCCGGGATATCCTTTCTGCTTATTTATAGGTTTGAATTATTGGGTGATATGGCCTGGTAAATTGGAGATTTTCTTAAAAGATAAAGGGCCGACAATTCATTGGGATGAATGTGTCGACCCTTAAATTAACGCTCTCACCACAAAGATGATAATTTTTTTTGAATTCCAAAAAATATCTGAAATTATTTTTTGCAAGGGCATTTGTACTTAAAAGCGCCTATTCCGTATAAGCAACAGTGGCGATACTTATTTTTGCCGGGCTGCAGGTTTGAAGTGTAATACAGCAGGCCTCCAGGGTTGCTCCCGTTGTCATTACATCATCTACCAGTAAAATATGCAGGTTTTTAAACAGAGCGCTATCCTGTACTGCAAATACAGACTGCATATTCTTAAAGCGGTCGTACCTCCCTTTTTTAGTCTGGCTTTTGGTAATCCCCGTTCTAACCAAGCCATTGCGGCTTACGGGCACGTTTAATACCGCTCCAATACCTTCGGCAATACACTGGCTTTGGTTATACCCTCTGAGGCGCTCCCTGCGGGGATGAAGCGGTACCGGTACGATCAGATCAATTCCACTATACACTGGTGCCTGCATCAATTTTTCGGCAATCATATGGCCAAGCTTAGTTCCCAAATCCTTTCCTCCCCTGTATTTTAAATGATGGATGAGGTTTTGTGTCCGGTAACCTTTCTTGAAATAAAGGAGAGACATTACCGCATTGCAATGTACACGTCCCCAAAGCTGTTTTGCTGCTTTGTTTTCGGGGAAGAGGTGATAATCGGTATAGGGTAACCGGTACAGGCAGTGTGTACAGATCTGGTCTTCCCCTTTGTACAAGTGTGTGTCACAGCCACAGCAAAGATTGGGAAACAGCAAGGCCAGCAGGTCCCTGAAAATATTTTTAAGCAGCTTCATGCTGCCAAGCTATACAGATTTAGATTTACGTTGGTAAATTTTTTAACCTGAGCTAAACGTTATCTAAACGGTCTCCTTAACGGCAAGCTGTCCGCAGGCGGCATCTATGTCTTTACCGCGACTGCGCCTGATGTTGGTGTTGATGCCCTGGCTTTTCAGGTAATTGGAAAAGGCATCTATCTTATCGCCTTCTGCATTGAGGAACCCTGCAAATTGTATCGGGTTGTATTCGATCAGGTTAACCTTGCAAGGCACATGTTTGCAGAACCTGGCCAGCTCCATGGCATCGGCTATCTCATCATTAAACTGGTTAAAAACTATATATTCGTAGGTTACCGGGTTCTTGGTTTTTGCAAAATAATACTTTAATGCTTCGGCCAGTGCTTTCAAAGAGTTGTGCTCATTGATGGGCATGATCTCATTGCGTTTTTTGTCGTTGGCTGCATGGAGGGATAGCGCAAGATTAAATTTAACGCCATCATCTCCAAGCTTTTTGATCATCTTGGCAATGCCTGCTGTAGAAACTGTAATGCGCTTGTACGACATATTTAACCCATCGGGAGCGGTAATCCTGTCTATGGATTTTAATACATTGGCATAATTCAGCAAGGGTTCGCCCATGCCCATATATACAATATTGGTTAAAGGCGCATTGTAATTTTGTTTGGCCTGCTGGTCTATCAGTACTACCTGATCGTAAATCTCATCGGCATTTAAGTTACGCTTACGGTCCATATATCCGGTTGCGCAAAATTTGCAGGTTAAGCTGCAGCCCACCTGTGAGCTTACACAGGCGGTCATCCGCTCGTCCATAGGAATCAGCACACCTTCTACAATATTGCCGTCATATAACCTGAAAGCACTTTTTATGGTATGGTCGTTGCTGATCTGCGATTTGTTTACCTCAACTACATTGATGGCGTAACTGGCATCCAGCTTGGCCCTGAGCTCTTTTGAAAGGTTGCTCATCTCGGCAAAGCTGCGTGCCGATTTTTCCCAAAGCCATTGGTAAACCTGTTTTGCCCTGTAGGCAGGCTCCTGCATAGCAGTAAAGTGCTGTTGCAGCTGATTGAGGTCTAATGAACGGATATCTGTTTTATTTGTAGCAGGCATTTGCTGCAAAGATACCAAAAATAAAATTTCTAACGGCGCCTGCTGTTCTTTTTGGATGGCCCGCCCGATTTGTTCCAGTCGTTAGCCGGTGTGGCTTTGTGTTTACCTGCAGGCTTTGCTGCCCCAGGCTTTTTCCTGTTATCTGCGTTGCGGGGTTTTGCTACTGCTTTTTTACTGGCGGGGAATTCCTCATTTTGAGCCTTGGGCTTTTTGCTTACTCTTTTCGGCGTGGTATCGGCCTGCGCATTGGATTTGGCTACCATATTATAAATTTCAGTAAGCTCTTCGGGGCTCAGCTCGCGCCATTCACCCAGGGGAATACCTTTTAACTGAATATTCATGATCCGTACCCGCTCCAGCTTGGTCACCTCGTAGCCAAAATACTCGCACATCCTCCTGATCTGGCGGTTCAGGCCCTGTATAAGTGTAATCCGGAATACCAGTGGACTTTCCTTTACCACTTTGCATTTTTTTGTCATCACCCCCAGCACAGGAACGCCCTTAGCCATTCCGGTAATGAACTGATCTGTAATCGGCTTGTTTACCGTTACCACATATTCTTTTTCGTGGTTGTTGCCCGCGCGCAGGATTTTATTGACCAGGTCGCCATTATTGGTCAGGAAAATCAGCCCCTGGGAGTCCTTATCCAAACGGCCAATAGGGAATACGCGCTCACTATGGTTTACGTGATCAACAATATTTCCTTTCACTCCGGCTTCTGTAGTGCTGGTAATGCCAACGGGTTTGTTGTAGGCAATTAAAACGGATTGCTCAACCCCTTTAGGCTCAATGCTCTGCCCGTTCACTGTTACAATGTCCCCAAAAAATACTTTGTCGCCCACCTTGGCTTTTTTGCCATTAATGTATACATTTCCCTGCTCTATATACCTGTCGGCCGCTCTTCTAGAGCACAAGCCACTCTCACTAATGTATTTATTTAATCGGGTAGTCGAATCGGACATGGGTATGGGTATAAATTGAAATTATTTACAAAGAAATCAATTTATACCCATATTAACTATCAAATTGTATTTTTAAAAATCCATTTCATCGGCACTTGGGCCAAAACTGCCGGGTATAGGGATGTTGAGCAATCTCAGATATACACCTAATTGTGCCCGGTGATGAACAACCTGGTTCAGGCTCATGCGGATCACATCGGCTTTAGGCTCTACGCTGTAAACCTGCTCTCCGTTTCTTAGCGTCCAGCCTTTATCCAGCACCTCTTCATATTGATCTGTAAGATGGCTGCGCCCGTCTGCCAGCGACTTTTCAAAATAGGCGAGCAGCTCTTCTGTATTTTTGATGTCTTCCGGTTGATAAGGGTTATTGGCAAAATCCAGTTCATCGGTAGTTAGCGCCATTGTTATCCAGGAAGGAAGTTCGGCGATGTGTGTAGCCAGCCTTTTAACCGTCATACTTTTTGGGTGCGGCTGCCAGTCAAATTTATCGGTTGGTACTCTTTCCAGCATTTTACGGGTGGTTGCTGCTGCTTCATTCAGTTCTTTCAAAAACATTCCAATTCTGTTCATAACGTTGTTTATTTGAGTTTTAATGATTAACAACACAAAGAAACAGAGGGGCACTGACAACCCTATGGCAGTCTGTTTTTTTATCTAATATTTTACAGGCAATAACTTCATGTACTCATTGATGTGCATGTGGTCCGTTTTGCGGAACGGTATTTCCAGGTTCCTTACTTTTTTGATGCGGGAGACCCTGAAATCGCGGTATTCCCTGCGTAGGTGGCACCAGGCAATCAGGTGCCAGTTAAATGCATAGAATACAAGCCCTATAGCTTCAACTTGGCGTTTGCTACTTTCTTTGTTGTTGTTCTGGTAATCGAGCTCTATTACATACTGACCTGATATTGCATTTTGAAGACCGGCCAGATGGTCAAACTCCTCATTGATCATTTCATGGTGCAG from Pedobacter africanus includes:
- the rlmN gene encoding 23S rRNA (adenine(2503)-C(2))-methyltransferase RlmN; amino-acid sequence: MPATNKTDIRSLDLNQLQQHFTAMQEPAYRAKQVYQWLWEKSARSFAEMSNLSKELRAKLDASYAINVVEVNKSQISNDHTIKSAFRLYDGNIVEGVLIPMDERMTACVSSQVGCSLTCKFCATGYMDRKRNLNADEIYDQVVLIDQQAKQNYNAPLTNIVYMGMGEPLLNYANVLKSIDRITAPDGLNMSYKRITVSTAGIAKMIKKLGDDGVKFNLALSLHAANDKKRNEIMPINEHNSLKALAEALKYYFAKTKNPVTYEYIVFNQFNDEIADAMELARFCKHVPCKVNLIEYNPIQFAGFLNAEGDKIDAFSNYLKSQGINTNIRRSRGKDIDAACGQLAVKETV
- a CDS encoding DinB family protein, with product MNRIGMFLKELNEAAATTRKMLERVPTDKFDWQPHPKSMTVKRLATHIAELPSWITMALTTDELDFANNPYQPEDIKNTEELLAYFEKSLADGRSHLTDQYEEVLDKGWTLRNGEQVYSVEPKADVIRMSLNQVVHHRAQLGVYLRLLNIPIPGSFGPSADEMDF
- a CDS encoding ComF family protein produces the protein MKLLKNIFRDLLALLFPNLCCGCDTHLYKGEDQICTHCLYRLPYTDYHLFPENKAAKQLWGRVHCNAVMSLLYFKKGYRTQNLIHHLKYRGGKDLGTKLGHMIAEKLMQAPVYSGIDLIVPVPLHPRRERLRGYNQSQCIAEGIGAVLNVPVSRNGLVRTGITKSQTKKGRYDRFKNMQSVFAVQDSALFKNLHILLVDDVMTTGATLEACCITLQTCSPAKISIATVAYTE
- the rluF gene encoding 23S rRNA pseudouridine(2604) synthase RluF codes for the protein MSDSTTRLNKYISESGLCSRRAADRYIEQGNVYINGKKAKVGDKVFFGDIVTVNGQSIEPKGVEQSVLIAYNKPVGITSTTEAGVKGNIVDHVNHSERVFPIGRLDKDSQGLIFLTNNGDLVNKILRAGNNHEKEYVVTVNKPITDQFITGMAKGVPVLGVMTKKCKVVKESPLVFRITLIQGLNRQIRRMCEYFGYEVTKLERVRIMNIQLKGIPLGEWRELSPEELTEIYNMVAKSNAQADTTPKRVSKKPKAQNEEFPASKKAVAKPRNADNRKKPGAAKPAGKHKATPANDWNKSGGPSKKNSRRR